A DNA window from Hevea brasiliensis isolate MT/VB/25A 57/8 chromosome 2, ASM3005281v1, whole genome shotgun sequence contains the following coding sequences:
- the LOC110647305 gene encoding pentatricopeptide repeat-containing protein At4g01400, mitochondrial-like, translated as MRFWKVEGRFLWVAFLVLAFGPYATSEQVARWLLPSPVEARMHQSFLRSSKTAITVTRFAISQEAQSLFFHSSSAHHRQQQQQEQKGEKQKQQKLKQESSNSIDISKSPIGSPSRVQKLIASQSDPFLAKEIFDFASRQPNFQHSYSSYLVLILKLGRSKYFSFIDDLLVDLKSKHYPVTSTLFSYIIKIYGEANLPDKVLKTFYKMLEFNFKPLPKHLNRILEFLVSHRNYIKTALDLFNNAHRYGVSPNTKSYNILMRAFCLSGELSIAYKMFNQMFKRDVLPDVESYRILMQGLCRKSQVNGAVDLLEDMLNKGFVPDTL; from the coding sequence ATGCGGTTTTGGAAGGTAGAGGGCAGGTTTTTGTGGGTTGCTTTCCTAGTTTTAGCCTTTGGTCCTTACGCTACTTCGGAGCAGGTAGCCCGTTGGCTGTTACCGTCGCCTGTAGAGGCAAGAATGCATCAGTCATTTCTCCGTTCTTCCAAAACTGCAATAACTGTCACTCGCTTCGCTATCTCGCAAGAAGCACAATCACTCTTCTTCCACTCTTCTTCAGCCCATCACCGCCAGCAACAGCAGCAAGAACAAAAAGGTGAAAAACAAAAGCAACAGAAACTAAAACAAGAATCTTCTAATTCCATTGACATCTCCAAATCCCCAATTGGGTCGCCATCTCGAGTCCAGAAACTCATAGCTTCCCAATCAGATCCTTTCCTCGCCAAAGAAATCTTCGATTTCGCTTCTCGCCAACCTAATTTTCAACATTCTTACTCTTCGTATCTcgtccttattctcaaacttggCCGTTCCAAATACTTCTCTTTCATAGATGACCTTCTAGTTGACTTAAAATCCAAACATTATCCAGTTACTTCAACTCTTTTCTCTTACATAATCAAAATCTATGGCGAGGCCAACCTGCCAGATAAGGTTCTCAAAACTTTCTATAAAATGCTTGAATTTAACTTCAAGCCTTTGCCCAAACATCTCAATCGCATTCTTGAATTTCTTGTTTCTCACCGGAACTATATAAAAACTGCTTTGGATCTTTTCAATAATGCTCATAGATATGGTGTTTCGCCCAACACTAAATCATATAACATTTTGATGCGAGCTTTTTGTTTAAGTGGGGAACTTAGTATTGCATACAAGATGTTCAATCAAATGTTCAAAAGAGATGTTTTACCGGATGTTGAATCTTACCGAATTTTGATGCAGGGATTGTGTAGGAAAAGTCAGGTTAATGGAGCTGTTGATTTGTTGGAGGACATGTTGAATAAAGGGTTTGTGCCGGATACTTTATAA
- the LOC110647302 gene encoding 2-hydroxyisoflavanone dehydratase, with translation MESADNEVAHEFRFFRVYKDGRIHMFMPTCETIPPFDDPASGVQSKDVTISTQPSVSVRIFLPKLQNPNQKLPLLFYIHGGGFSMMSAFSPAYHSYCAALAAEANVLVVSVEYGLFPTRPIPACYEDSWAALQWVASHVNRNGPEQWLNDHANFAQVFIGGDSAGGNISHTSAFRVGTIGLPAGVKVVGLILVHPYFGGTEDDEMWLYMCPDNRGLDDPRMNPPVEDIGRLGCERVLIFVAEKDHLNPVGKNYHEKLKKSGWKGSFELVENEKEEHCFHIRYPNHDKASELMRKFVSFLKQE, from the coding sequence atGGAATCAGCTGATAATGAAGTTGCCCACGAGTTCAGATTCTTCAGGGTGTACAAAGATGGTCGCATCCACATGTTCATGCCAACCTGTGAAACAATCCCACCATTTGATGACCCGGCCAGCGGAGTCCAATCCAAAGATGTGACCATCTCAACCCAACCCTCTGTATCTGTCCGTATTTTCTTACCAAAACTCCAAAACCCTAATCAGAAACTCCCTCTCTTATTTTACATTCATGGAGGTGGTTTCTCCATGATGTCTGCCTTTTCCCCAGCCTACCACAGTTACTGTGCTGCTCTAGCTGCTGAGGCTAACGTCCTCGTTGTCTCCGTAGAGTACGGTCTCTTCCCAACCCGACCCATACCCGCATGCTATGAAGATTCGTGGGCAGCGCTTCAATGGGTGGCGTCTCATGTGAATCGGAATGGACCCGAGCAGTGGTTGAATGATCATGCTAATTTTGCGCAAGTTTTTATTGGTGGGGATAGTGCAGGGGGTAACATATCGCATACTTCGGCGTTTCGGGTCGGGACAATCGGGTTACCCGCCGGAGTAAAGGTGGTTGGGCTGATTTTGGTGCACCCATATTTTGGTGGCACTGAAGATGATGAAATGTGGCTGTACATGTGTCCAGATAATAGAGGTTTGGATGATCCAAGGATGAACCCGCCTGTGGAGGATATTGGGAGGCTTGGGTGTGAGAGAGTGTTGATTTTTGTAGCTGAGAAAGACCATTTGAACCCTGTGGGCAAAAACTACCATGAGAAGCTGAAGAAAAGTGGATGGAAAGGAAGCTTTGAACTTGTTGAAAACGAAAAGGAAGAACACTGCTTCCATATTCGTTATCCCAACCATGACAAGGCATCGGAGTTGATGAGAAAGTTTGTTTCCTTTCTTAAACAAGAGTAA
- the LOC110647308 gene encoding WAT1-related protein At5g40240 has protein sequence MVVAKVAISRGMNKNVLVFYSFALSTLLLLPCALILDRSNRDSFTFSTLSKIFLLALFGFVSLTCTYAGLECGSPMLGSAMLNLIPAFTFILAIIFRCFRMEKLDWRSTTSLAKSLGAIVSLTGAFIMTFYKGPPIMKTSSVTILGGLLFAAEALLSSAWYILQALILKKFTAVLTIMFYLCFFGTMLSALYSLIVVEDSGAWQLKLDMGLFSTSYSAVVSIVFRSSLCAWCLSKTGPVYVSVFKSLGIIFALIMDVIFLGEVLRLGIFIGASITVTGFYAVMWGKAKEDDYMNSETGVGSFRSSKEKVPLLQARGGSPPPPPPSPNDYVSCGNEGMVVDKYDGVNE, from the exons ATGGTAGTAGCCAAAGTAGCCATCTCCAGAGGGATGAACAAGAATGTCCTTGTTTTCTACTCCTTTGCCCTTTCCACCCTTCTGCTCCTTCCTTGTGCCTTAATATTGGACAG ATCAAACAGGGATTCATTCACCTTCTCCACGCTCAGTAAAATCTTCTTACTTGCCCTGTTTGG ATTCGTTTCACTGACTTGTACATATGCTGGTTTAGAGTGCGGATCTCCTATGCTTGGCTCAGCCATGCTCAACCTTATTCCAGCTTTTACTTTTATACTTGCCATAATTTTCAG GTGCTTTAGGATGGAAAAGCTAGATTGGAGAAGCACAACAAGCCTAGCTAAATCCTTGGGGGCGATTGTTTCACTCACTGGAGCATTtatcatgacattttacaaaggCCCACCAATCATGAAGACGTCTTCAGTTACT ATTCTCGGTGGACTTCTATTTGCAGCTGAAGCACTTTTGAGTTCAGCATGGTATATATTGCAG GCATTAATCCTTAAGAAGTTCACAGCAGTGCTTACCATAATGTTTTACCTCTGCTTCTTTGGTACCATGCTGTCTGCCTTGTACTCACTGATAGTAGTTGAAGATTCCGGTGCATGGCAATTAAAGCTTGATATGGGGTTGTTTTCTACATCATACTCA GCAGTTGTTTCAATTGTATTTCGTAGCAGTTTGTGTGCATGGTGTCTGTCGAAAACGGGACCTGTCTATGTTTCTGTGTTCAAGTCCTTGGGGATTATCTTTGCTTTAATAATGGATGTCATCTTTTTAGGAGAAGTGCTTCGTCTCGGAAT TTTTATTGGAGCAAGCATTACTGTAACTGGATTTTATGCTGTGATGTGGGGAAAGGCCAAAGAAGATGACTACATGAATAGTGAGACAGGTGTGGGGAGTTTCAGATCATCCAAGGAAAAAGTCCCACTGTTGCAAGCCAGA GGTGGCagcccaccaccaccaccaccatcaccaaaTGATTATGTTAGTTGTGGTAATGAAGGAATGGTTGTTGATAAGTACGATGGTGTTAATGAAtaa